One window of the Shewanella litorisediminis genome contains the following:
- the glp gene encoding gephyrin-like molybdotransferase Glp, which yields MPSHDPCSKPGLMHPDEAIKKLLEQVNTISDTEVVTLNHALGRVLAEDLKSQLDLPPFDNAAMDGYAFRFADLAPCNGVLTLKGQSFAGHPFKGQVGTGDCVRIMTGAPIPAGLDTVQMQEETRVDGERIHITAPKAAGEHVRRRGEELKAGDTVLCSGVRIRAAELGVLATVGISQVRVFRTLKVAFFSTGDELRPVGSELAPGQIYDSNRYSIRGLLEKSGFEWLDLGVVPDSPEAIRQAFREAASRADVVLTSGGVSVGEADFTKQILDEEGQITFWKLAIKPGKPFACGRIGKALFCGLPGNPVSSMVTFHKLVWPMLRKMQGMPQRPALLVEAQLASPIRRQPGRVEYQRGVLTREENGLKVRTTGGQGSGMLTSMSLANCFIHLPQFQGSLEAGDTILVEPFDSILD from the coding sequence ATGCCCAGCCATGATCCATGCAGTAAACCCGGACTTATGCATCCGGATGAGGCCATCAAGAAACTGCTCGAGCAGGTCAATACCATTTCAGATACCGAGGTGGTTACTCTGAACCACGCCCTGGGAAGGGTTCTGGCCGAAGACTTGAAAAGCCAGCTGGACTTGCCCCCGTTCGATAACGCTGCCATGGACGGATACGCCTTCCGCTTTGCCGACTTGGCCCCATGCAATGGGGTGCTGACCCTCAAGGGACAGTCCTTCGCAGGCCATCCATTTAAAGGCCAGGTGGGCACCGGAGACTGTGTACGCATCATGACAGGCGCCCCGATCCCGGCAGGCCTCGATACTGTGCAGATGCAGGAAGAAACCCGGGTCGATGGTGAACGCATCCATATCACAGCCCCCAAAGCCGCTGGCGAGCATGTGCGCCGCCGCGGCGAAGAACTCAAGGCGGGCGATACTGTGCTTTGCTCCGGTGTACGCATTCGCGCCGCAGAGCTTGGGGTACTGGCCACCGTTGGCATCAGCCAGGTCAGGGTATTTCGTACCCTCAAGGTCGCCTTTTTCTCCACAGGTGATGAGCTCAGACCCGTTGGCAGCGAGCTGGCACCGGGACAGATTTACGATTCCAACCGCTACTCCATTCGCGGGTTGCTGGAAAAATCCGGTTTTGAATGGCTGGATCTCGGAGTGGTACCTGATAGCCCCGAAGCCATCCGACAAGCCTTTCGCGAAGCGGCGAGCCGCGCCGATGTGGTGCTGACCTCGGGCGGAGTGTCTGTGGGTGAGGCCGACTTCACCAAACAAATTCTGGACGAAGAAGGGCAAATCACCTTCTGGAAACTCGCCATCAAACCCGGTAAACCCTTCGCCTGTGGTCGTATCGGTAAGGCCTTGTTTTGCGGCTTGCCCGGCAACCCTGTGTCATCCATGGTGACCTTCCATAAATTGGTATGGCCCATGCTGCGCAAAATGCAGGGTATGCCCCAGCGCCCCGCCCTGTTGGTGGAAGCCCAGCTGGCAAGCCCCATTCGCCGCCAGCCCGGACGGGTTGAATATCAGCGCGGCGTACTGACGCGGGAAGAGAACGGATTGAAGGTACGCACCACAGGTGGCCAGGGGTCGGGCATGCTGACCTCCATGAGCCTGGCCAACTGCTTTATCCACTTGCCCCAGTTTCAGGGCAGTCTGGAGGCCGGTGATACCATCCTGGTTGAACCCTTCGACAGCATTTTGGATTAA
- a CDS encoding sigma-54-dependent transcriptional regulator, translating to MNQNEAIAKPLPTAVSVLIVDDEPGMRSFLNKALSKKFALVETAGSVEEAEQLRSRCHFDLIIVDIRLPGRSGIEWHEALSDEDRRSDIIFMTGYADMEVAIQALRAGASDFIMKPFHLEQMLKAVDRAIERRLLKRENLMLRREVSIGYSSSIIGNSAAMQEVKNIIARVAPTNAVVLIEGESGTGKELVARQLHQLSGRQGPFVPVNCGAIAPELLESELFGHAAGSFTGAKGAREGLFSFASGGTIFLDEIGEMPLKMQTALLRVLEQKAIRPVGSEKEVSIDVRVVAATNRKLADEVEAGHFRRDLFYRLNVLEIQIPPLRDRPEDVVELTHHFTRVLGAELGVRELVWSHEDLSRLQQHDWPGNIRELRNLIERSILLGKPPAEYWKTTIKEVEPGQFGFPLEWPLKDVEKHHVLAVVEAHGGNKSAAARDLGVSRKTLDRKFKEWFGTDSDEEE from the coding sequence ATGAACCAGAACGAAGCCATTGCTAAACCTCTGCCTACTGCTGTGTCTGTGCTGATTGTTGATGATGAGCCGGGCATGCGTTCCTTTTTAAATAAGGCGTTGTCGAAAAAGTTTGCCCTGGTGGAAACCGCCGGCAGCGTGGAGGAAGCTGAGCAACTAAGAAGCCGTTGTCACTTCGATTTGATCATTGTCGACATTCGTTTGCCGGGGCGGTCCGGCATCGAATGGCATGAGGCCCTCTCTGATGAAGACAGGCGCTCGGACATTATTTTCATGACCGGTTATGCCGACATGGAAGTGGCCATTCAGGCGCTGCGGGCCGGAGCTTCCGATTTCATCATGAAGCCTTTCCATCTGGAACAAATGCTTAAAGCGGTGGACAGGGCTATAGAGCGCAGGCTGCTCAAGCGTGAAAACCTGATGCTGCGCCGGGAAGTGTCTATCGGTTATTCCTCCAGCATCATAGGCAACAGCGCCGCCATGCAGGAAGTGAAAAACATCATCGCCCGGGTGGCGCCCACCAACGCCGTTGTGCTCATTGAAGGTGAGTCGGGCACAGGCAAAGAGCTGGTGGCCAGACAACTGCATCAACTCTCTGGCCGTCAGGGACCCTTCGTACCCGTTAACTGCGGTGCCATAGCGCCTGAACTGCTGGAAAGCGAACTCTTTGGTCATGCGGCAGGCTCTTTTACCGGTGCCAAGGGAGCCCGCGAGGGACTGTTCAGTTTTGCCTCGGGCGGCACCATCTTCCTCGATGAAATCGGCGAAATGCCACTCAAGATGCAAACCGCGCTGCTGAGGGTGCTGGAGCAAAAAGCCATACGCCCGGTGGGCAGCGAAAAAGAGGTCAGTATCGATGTGCGGGTGGTGGCGGCCACCAACCGCAAGCTGGCTGATGAAGTGGAGGCCGGGCATTTCCGCCGCGATCTCTTCTATCGTCTGAACGTGCTGGAAATTCAAATACCTCCCCTCAGAGACCGGCCCGAAGACGTGGTCGAATTGACCCATCACTTTACCCGGGTGCTGGGTGCCGAACTTGGGGTGCGTGAGTTGGTGTGGAGCCATGAGGATTTAAGCCGCCTGCAACAACACGACTGGCCGGGCAACATCCGCGAGCTGCGCAACCTGATTGAGCGCAGTATTCTCTTGGGTAAACCTCCGGCAGAATACTGGAAGACCACCATCAAGGAAGTTGAACCCGGCCAGTTTGGATTCCCGCTCGAATGGCCGCTCAAGGACGTGGAGAAACACCACGTACTGGCGGTGGTTGAGGCACATGGTGGCAATAAATCTGCGGCTGCCAGGGACTTGGGCGTTTCCCGCAAGACATTGGACCGAAAATTCAAAGAGTGGTTTGGCACAGACAGTGACGAGGAAGAATAA
- a CDS encoding isochorismate synthase, which yields MSVMSLPDALLSLEAKIQHLSKTQSSEPLVQLTEAVSALPLISWLASQELYPRIYWHGRDKEEEVAAIGCTCDFFFDDRVADQQLAEVYQRQRSLSYNQSIRYYGGVAFDREVEGWPEFGRARFVLPRIELRRSGKDFRLLLNLNFDGNDRHDECQAALQALKALKRPRPLTPPGKVNVLGRSEYPEYPRWQQLVEQVTAEKFNRHTPKVVLSRLSQLEINDPVDPWMVLACWQGRCPSSFQFGFQFSKDRTFISCSPERLYLRRGQELFTEALAGTTLRGLTQEEDELLAKQLLEDSKNSHENQLVRQHIVENLSPLSHYVGAEESPRIFKLPHIQHLHRAIRAELKPGINDFQLLLALHPTPAVGGLPRPSALSFIRQQEGYNRGWYAGACGYLNRHESEFSVAIRSALIEPGRINLFAGAGIVAGSDPEAEWQELDNKLATILSILVEL from the coding sequence TTGTCAGTCATGTCCCTGCCCGATGCCTTGCTGTCACTCGAGGCAAAAATTCAGCATCTCAGCAAAACCCAAAGCAGTGAGCCTTTGGTACAGCTGACAGAGGCAGTGTCTGCCTTGCCATTGATATCCTGGCTGGCTTCTCAGGAGCTGTATCCCAGGATCTACTGGCATGGCCGCGACAAAGAAGAAGAGGTTGCTGCCATAGGTTGCACCTGTGATTTTTTCTTCGATGACAGGGTGGCCGATCAGCAGCTGGCAGAGGTTTACCAACGTCAGCGCTCTTTGAGCTACAACCAAAGTATCCGCTATTACGGCGGTGTGGCCTTTGACCGTGAGGTGGAAGGCTGGCCTGAGTTTGGCCGTGCCCGTTTTGTCTTGCCGCGCATTGAGCTGCGCCGCAGCGGCAAAGATTTCAGGCTGCTGCTGAACCTGAATTTTGATGGCAACGACAGGCATGACGAATGTCAGGCCGCGCTGCAGGCCCTCAAGGCCCTCAAGCGTCCTCGCCCCCTGACACCACCCGGCAAGGTGAATGTACTGGGGCGCAGTGAATATCCCGAATACCCCCGCTGGCAGCAACTGGTGGAGCAGGTGACAGCGGAGAAATTTAACCGGCACACCCCCAAGGTCGTGCTCTCCCGGCTGTCACAGCTGGAAATCAACGATCCTGTAGACCCCTGGATGGTACTGGCCTGCTGGCAGGGCCGTTGTCCCAGCAGCTTTCAGTTTGGGTTTCAGTTTTCAAAAGACAGGACCTTTATTTCCTGCTCGCCCGAGCGGCTATATCTGCGTCGGGGGCAGGAACTCTTCACCGAGGCGCTCGCCGGCACCACGCTGCGCGGCCTGACTCAGGAAGAAGACGAGCTGCTTGCAAAACAGTTGCTGGAAGACAGTAAAAACAGCCACGAGAATCAGCTCGTTCGTCAACACATAGTCGAAAACCTCTCCCCCCTCAGTCACTATGTGGGGGCGGAAGAGTCGCCACGCATCTTTAAGCTGCCCCACATCCAGCATTTACACAGGGCCATTCGCGCTGAGCTGAAGCCCGGCATCAATGACTTTCAGCTGCTGCTGGCCTTGCACCCCACGCCAGCGGTCGGTGGCCTGCCAAGGCCCAGCGCCCTGAGTTTTATTCGTCAGCAGGAAGGGTATAACCGGGGTTGGTACGCAGGCGCCTGTGGCTATCTTAATCGCCATGAGAGTGAATTTTCGGTGGCCATTCGCAGTGCATTGATTGAGCCGGGACGCATCAACCTGTTTGCCGGTGCAGGCATAGTGGCGGGTTCAGACCCGGAAGCCGAATGGCAGGAACTGGACAATAAGCTCGCCACCATCCTATCGATTCTGGTGGAGCTTTAG
- a CDS encoding HD-GYP domain-containing protein: MAERASEAELLKLPVSKLTRGMFVAAIENNGRVAVANAGQIKSQETIAKLVKSGIHHVWVDVQRSSDESGLKPKSPQGATALAAGAVRPSRANRDLRQTQAKKLLNEAKELIRKVLSETFEGKAIEVAPFEALADNMIESIMLDDDALKCVSALRDKDAYLLEHSVNVAFLLVTFGKYLNLDRDTLKQMAVGGVLHDIGKIKVDNKILHKPAKLTPEEFEHMKLHQFYALDIMAEAADLSQVSKDVCLMHHEKLDGRGYPRGLKGDEIPLHGRMSCIVDIFDALTATRCYKEAMSPAAAFKILLSLTPFHLDTELVYEFIRCIGVYPVGSLVELSDGRVGIVWEAKDRDALSPIVKCFYSLKHRRYTEVNFVDLLKSDLNIERGISPSSLDVDPKPFY, from the coding sequence ATGGCCGAAAGGGCATCTGAAGCCGAATTGTTAAAGTTACCTGTCAGCAAGCTCACCCGTGGCATGTTTGTGGCGGCCATTGAAAATAACGGCAGGGTCGCCGTCGCCAATGCAGGACAAATCAAGAGCCAGGAGACCATCGCCAAGCTGGTGAAAAGCGGTATTCACCACGTTTGGGTCGATGTGCAGCGCTCCTCCGACGAATCCGGCCTCAAACCCAAATCTCCCCAGGGTGCTACTGCGCTTGCTGCCGGAGCTGTGCGCCCTTCCCGTGCCAACCGCGATCTACGCCAAACCCAAGCCAAAAAACTCCTCAATGAAGCCAAGGAGCTTATCCGCAAGGTATTGTCAGAAACCTTCGAAGGCAAAGCCATTGAAGTAGCGCCTTTTGAGGCGCTGGCCGACAACATGATTGAGTCCATCATGCTCGATGATGACGCCCTCAAGTGTGTATCGGCATTGCGAGACAAAGACGCTTATCTGCTGGAACATTCGGTGAATGTGGCCTTTTTGCTGGTAACCTTTGGTAAGTATTTAAACCTTGACCGTGACACCTTAAAGCAGATGGCTGTGGGCGGGGTGTTGCACGACATTGGTAAAATCAAGGTTGATAACAAGATATTGCATAAGCCCGCCAAGCTGACACCGGAAGAATTTGAGCACATGAAACTGCATCAGTTTTATGCGCTCGATATCATGGCCGAAGCCGCGGACCTGTCGCAGGTCTCAAAAGATGTGTGCCTGATGCACCATGAAAAGCTTGACGGACGCGGCTATCCACGTGGACTGAAAGGCGATGAAATACCCCTCCATGGCCGTATGTCCTGTATCGTGGATATCTTCGATGCCTTGACTGCCACCCGCTGTTACAAAGAAGCCATGAGCCCGGCAGCCGCCTTTAAGATTTTGCTGAGCCTGACCCCGTTCCACCTGGACACCGAACTGGTGTACGAGTTTATTCGCTGTATCGGTGTATACCCGGTGGGCTCGCTGGTGGAACTTTCAGACGGGCGCGTAGGCATCGTCTGGGAAGCCAAAGACAGGGATGCCTTAAGCCCCATTGTGAAATGCTTTTACTCGCTCAAGCACAGACGCTACACCGAAGTGAATTTTGTCGACCTGCTCAAGTCAGATTTGAACATTGAGCGGGGCATCTCCCCATCCAGCCTGGATGTTGACCCCAAACCATTTTACTGA
- a CDS encoding GNAT family N-acetyltransferase yields the protein MYSIKIQAVTQLTLADAQITAGLMQQIPEFDAPVSGEAMLERIGDAPALLLLCYVEGELAGFKLGYQRAPGAFYSWLGGVLPDYRKLGLAQQMLDVQERWATEQGYSELSVKTLNRFGAMLAMLVQNRYQITDLNGAGLPLTEHKISLQKSLV from the coding sequence ATGTACTCCATTAAGATACAGGCCGTTACCCAACTGACGCTGGCCGACGCCCAAATCACTGCTGGCTTGATGCAACAAATCCCTGAATTTGATGCCCCTGTCAGCGGTGAAGCCATGTTGGAACGTATTGGCGATGCACCAGCCCTGTTGCTGCTTTGCTATGTTGAAGGTGAATTGGCAGGCTTTAAACTGGGTTATCAGAGGGCGCCGGGAGCCTTCTACAGCTGGCTTGGCGGTGTATTGCCGGACTACCGGAAACTGGGGCTGGCACAGCAGATGCTGGATGTTCAGGAACGTTGGGCCACTGAGCAGGGTTACAGCGAATTGAGCGTGAAAACCCTTAACCGCTTTGGAGCCATGCTGGCAATGTTGGTGCAAAACCGCTATCAGATCACCGACCTTAACGGCGCCGGATTGCCTCTGACCGAACACAAAATCAGTCTGCAAAAATCGCTTGTCTGA
- a CDS encoding substrate-binding periplasmic protein, which yields MGLKSVWLGILMWALSLAVPAAPVEVRVVTAAWMGYANAQGEGYYFEILRQAFPSPEWQLKVTVVPFARSIQLLQHDKADIVLGVYQGDLRRGLYSDAAVEMDTVDVALTPAMARDWQGLESLNLRKVQAYIAYGFDRLIPYPMYYEESSSLSDMLQRLNDGRIDAVLDYRPGMENAAKLLDSRPNFVIVDDVVSAAVYFGFADTRFGESLKLRFDEAHQEAIASGLQQRLFEATQRKLGLIP from the coding sequence ATGGGATTAAAATCTGTCTGGCTTGGGATACTGATGTGGGCGCTTAGCTTGGCTGTGCCTGCCGCGCCCGTAGAAGTGCGGGTTGTTACTGCGGCCTGGATGGGTTACGCCAATGCCCAGGGAGAAGGTTACTACTTTGAAATTCTCCGCCAGGCCTTTCCATCCCCTGAGTGGCAACTCAAGGTGACTGTTGTGCCCTTTGCCCGCAGTATTCAGCTATTGCAGCATGACAAGGCCGACATAGTCCTTGGGGTTTATCAGGGCGATTTGCGCAGGGGGCTATACAGCGATGCTGCCGTGGAGATGGATACTGTGGATGTGGCGCTGACGCCCGCCATGGCACGCGACTGGCAGGGGCTTGAGAGTTTAAACCTGCGCAAGGTTCAGGCCTATATCGCCTACGGCTTTGATCGCCTCATTCCATACCCCATGTACTACGAAGAAAGCAGCAGCCTGAGTGATATGTTGCAGCGGCTCAACGATGGCCGTATCGATGCGGTGCTGGACTACAGACCAGGCATGGAAAACGCCGCCAAGCTATTGGATAGCCGGCCAAACTTTGTGATTGTGGATGATGTGGTGAGTGCGGCTGTGTATTTTGGCTTTGCAGACACCCGCTTTGGCGAATCTCTCAAACTCAGATTTGATGAGGCACATCAGGAGGCAATAGCCTCTGGGTTGCAGCAGCGACTCTTTGAGGCAACACAGCGGAAGCTGGGATTAATCCCCTGA
- a CDS encoding sensor histidine kinase codes for MSFFTQLFGVNWRQMQAKVRYRILILTLLPILLTLVSLVFITIYWNISYTGQQLFMKVKADLTVANNTLEQVQRRQEKELENLLQSWEFQNFFRAAQGDKLQLATDFNAFLAERQVAMDLDFLRLINVERAAADPDLRHLLTKVKGGEPYTGLMVLSSKRLARLDPVLAERARLALLPTPRADVPDREAEDRGMLSRSLMPIVDSEGEVAWYLDGGTLLNRDTRIVDHIRDLVYDKGTLPERSIGTVTIFLDNVRISTNVPLHFFPRDGEDKGRALGSLVSEEVKHKVLTQGQTWVDRAFVYNDWFISAYAPLTDVRGERIGMIYTGFSEAPFIHNYLLNIIELGTILMLVLLVSGMLVYRGAYSLLQPIERIHHVVKAVQSGRNVRIGELGLEKDNELANLAEQFDRMLDLLQRRNAQIQSAAEQLELKVEERTRSLQEKTEELQRNVSLLNETRAQLVTNEKLTALGELTAGIAHEINNPTAVILGNMELLRSELGDKAGQVEEEIDLVIQQVGRISTIIRSLLQYSRPGEFNAPLEMHQITPIIEEMLVLVRHSIKKQDVVLHQELNASYPVQINRPQLLQVLINLVVNAAHAMDGKGRIWIRTYDWVVQDEPVGVKIEIEDEGCGIAAEQLGRIFDPFYTTRPDGTGLGLSLSYGIIKRIGGTIEVTSTLGKGTLFTIGLYHEAREESGLNPYEGLMLGAGGLA; via the coding sequence ATGTCCTTCTTCACCCAATTGTTTGGTGTTAATTGGCGCCAAATGCAGGCTAAGGTGCGCTACCGCATTCTCATTCTTACTCTGCTGCCAATATTACTGACCCTGGTGAGCCTGGTGTTTATTACCATCTACTGGAACATCAGCTACACAGGGCAGCAGCTGTTTATGAAGGTAAAAGCCGACCTCACGGTGGCCAACAACACCCTCGAACAGGTCCAGAGGAGGCAGGAAAAAGAGCTGGAGAATCTGCTGCAGTCCTGGGAGTTCCAAAACTTTTTCCGTGCCGCTCAAGGCGATAAACTGCAGCTTGCCACCGACTTCAATGCGTTTTTGGCCGAGCGTCAGGTTGCCATGGATTTGGACTTTTTACGGCTCATTAATGTAGAGCGAGCCGCGGCCGATCCTGACTTGCGCCATTTACTGACCAAGGTGAAAGGTGGCGAGCCTTACACAGGCCTGATGGTGCTTTCGTCAAAACGCCTTGCGCGGTTGGATCCGGTATTGGCCGAGCGAGCCAGGCTGGCGCTGTTGCCCACGCCCCGCGCCGATGTCCCCGACAGGGAAGCTGAAGACAGGGGAATGTTGAGCCGCAGCCTGATGCCTATCGTCGACAGCGAGGGTGAAGTAGCCTGGTATCTGGACGGCGGCACCCTGCTGAACCGGGATACCCGCATTGTCGACCACATCCGCGATCTGGTGTACGACAAGGGCACATTGCCTGAACGTTCCATCGGCACAGTTACTATCTTTTTGGACAATGTGCGTATCAGCACCAACGTGCCGCTGCACTTCTTCCCCCGGGATGGCGAAGACAAGGGGAGGGCGCTGGGCAGCCTGGTGTCCGAAGAGGTTAAGCACAAGGTGCTGACACAGGGGCAGACCTGGGTCGACAGAGCCTTTGTTTACAACGACTGGTTTATCTCTGCCTATGCGCCATTAACCGATGTGCGCGGTGAACGTATCGGCATGATCTACACCGGATTTTCCGAAGCGCCTTTTATCCATAATTATCTGCTTAATATCATAGAGCTGGGCACCATCTTGATGTTGGTGCTGCTGGTCTCCGGCATGTTGGTGTATCGGGGGGCTTATAGTCTGCTGCAGCCTATTGAGCGTATCCACCATGTGGTGAAGGCAGTGCAGTCTGGCCGTAATGTGCGCATCGGTGAATTGGGGCTGGAGAAAGACAACGAGCTTGCCAACCTGGCGGAGCAGTTTGATCGCATGCTCGACCTGCTGCAAAGGCGCAACGCACAGATCCAGTCTGCTGCCGAGCAGCTGGAATTAAAAGTGGAAGAGCGCACCCGCAGTTTGCAGGAAAAGACCGAAGAGCTGCAGCGTAACGTGTCGCTGCTCAACGAAACCCGCGCCCAGCTGGTCACCAACGAAAAACTCACGGCACTGGGTGAGCTTACTGCGGGTATTGCCCACGAAATCAATAATCCCACGGCGGTGATCCTCGGCAACATGGAACTGCTGCGCTCTGAGCTTGGTGACAAGGCAGGGCAGGTAGAGGAGGAAATCGACCTGGTTATCCAGCAGGTTGGCCGCATAAGCACCATCATTCGCAGCCTGCTGCAGTACAGCCGCCCCGGTGAGTTCAATGCGCCGCTGGAGATGCACCAGATTACTCCCATCATCGAAGAGATGCTGGTATTGGTGCGCCATTCCATCAAAAAGCAGGACGTGGTGCTGCATCAGGAACTCAACGCCAGTTATCCGGTACAAATCAACCGGCCTCAGCTGTTGCAGGTTTTGATTAATCTTGTGGTTAACGCAGCCCATGCCATGGATGGAAAAGGACGGATTTGGATCCGCACCTACGACTGGGTGGTGCAGGACGAGCCGGTTGGGGTCAAGATTGAAATCGAAGATGAGGGCTGTGGTATTGCCGCTGAGCAGCTTGGCCGTATCTTTGACCCCTTTTACACCACTCGACCGGATGGCACGGGTTTGGGGTTGTCTTTGAGCTACGGCATTATCAAACGGATTGGCGGCACAATTGAAGTGACCTCCACATTGGGCAAAGGCACCCTCTTTACCATAGGCCTTTACCATGAGGCGAGGGAAGAGAGCGGCTTGAATCCATACGAGGGCTTGATGCTGGGCGCCGGTGGACTGGCCTGA
- the moeB gene encoding molybdopterin-synthase adenylyltransferase MoeB gives MTDDILTDTELLRYSRQISIKSMDIEGQEKLKQARVLVIGAGGLGCAAAQYLAVAGVGELTLVDFDTVELSNLQRQVLHRDNRIGMLKVESARLALNELNPHVKINPVGRVLDDPEIAALVADHTLVLDCTDNVAVRQQLNLACFAHKVPLVSAAAIRMEGMITVFDYGAGSPCYQCFASLFGEQQLTCVESGILAPVVGLMGCLQAVEAIKLIAGMGKPLLGRLLMVDAMTMEMRQMMLPAQPNCPVCGGTSA, from the coding sequence ATGACCGACGACATACTCACAGACACCGAACTGCTGCGCTACAGTCGCCAGATCTCCATCAAATCCATGGATATCGAAGGGCAGGAAAAACTCAAGCAGGCACGGGTGCTGGTGATAGGCGCCGGCGGCCTTGGCTGCGCCGCGGCCCAATACCTGGCGGTGGCCGGTGTTGGTGAGCTGACCCTGGTGGACTTTGATACCGTGGAGCTGTCCAACCTGCAGCGCCAGGTACTGCACAGGGACAACCGCATCGGCATGCTCAAGGTGGAATCGGCCAGGCTGGCACTCAACGAGCTCAATCCCCATGTGAAAATAAATCCCGTTGGCCGGGTGCTGGACGATCCCGAAATAGCCGCGCTGGTGGCAGACCATACGCTGGTGCTGGACTGCACCGACAATGTGGCAGTGCGACAGCAGCTGAATCTGGCGTGCTTTGCCCATAAGGTGCCACTGGTCTCGGCCGCCGCCATCCGCATGGAAGGCATGATCACCGTGTTTGACTATGGGGCGGGCAGCCCCTGTTATCAGTGCTTCGCCAGCCTGTTTGGTGAGCAGCAACTGACCTGTGTCGAGTCGGGTATTCTGGCTCCCGTGGTGGGATTAATGGGATGTTTACAGGCGGTTGAGGCCATCAAGCTTATTGCGGGTATGGGCAAGCCGCTGCTGGGACGCCTTCTGATGGTGGATGCCATGACCATGGAAATGCGTCAGATGATGCTGCCGGCTCAGCCAAATTGCCCTGTTTGCGGCGGCACATCTGCTTAA
- a CDS encoding 7-cyano-7-deazaguanine/7-aminomethyl-7-deazaguanine transporter, with the protein MLQLSHAQYRRALLLLAGFHILVISASNYLVQLPFQLFGFHTTWGAFSFPFVYLATDLTVRIFGQQAARGIIFRAMMPALLISYFMGVLFHQGQWQGGAAAMEFNSFVFRIAFASFAAYLVGQLMDIRVFDRLRQSRRWWVAPAASTLIGNLLDTLVFFSVAFYASTDAFMAEHWVEIATVDYGFKLLVSLALFLPAYGMLLRILQDRILATEARQQIC; encoded by the coding sequence ATGTTGCAGTTATCTCACGCGCAGTACAGGCGCGCCCTTTTGCTGTTGGCTGGATTTCACATTCTGGTTATCAGTGCCAGTAACTATCTGGTTCAACTTCCTTTTCAGCTGTTTGGCTTTCACACCACCTGGGGTGCTTTCAGTTTTCCCTTCGTGTATCTGGCGACCGATCTGACGGTTCGGATTTTCGGCCAGCAAGCCGCCCGTGGCATTATTTTCCGTGCCATGATGCCTGCGCTGCTCATATCCTATTTTATGGGCGTGCTCTTTCATCAGGGTCAGTGGCAGGGCGGCGCGGCCGCCATGGAGTTCAACAGCTTTGTCTTCCGTATCGCCTTTGCCTCCTTCGCAGCCTACTTGGTAGGGCAACTGATGGACATCAGGGTATTTGACCGTCTTCGTCAAAGCCGCCGTTGGTGGGTGGCGCCGGCCGCATCGACCCTCATCGGCAATCTGTTGGATACCCTGGTGTTTTTCAGTGTTGCCTTCTATGCCTCCACCGATGCCTTTATGGCCGAACACTGGGTTGAGATTGCCACCGTGGACTACGGCTTTAAGTTGCTGGTAAGCCTCGCTCTTTTCTTGCCCGCCTACGGTATGCTGCTGCGCATCCTGCAGGACAGGATCCTGGCAACCGAGGCCCGGCAGCAAATCTGCTGA